GAAAAAGATTATGCCAGAGCTATTTCTGGAATGGTAGTGGTCTGTACCGACGTGATCATTATAGACCGAGCGGCGCAGGGGTTTTACCTCACAGTTCGCCGAAATTTGCCTATGACGGGTTGGTGGTGGATCGGAGGACGCATGCTTGCCGGTGAGAGCGAGCAGGCCAGCGTGATCCGGAATTTTGCCCGAGAGACCGGCCTGGAGTTGGCGTCCGATCGGTTTATCAAAACCGATCGAATCATCCGATATCGCTAGAGCGAGCGGTCGCAAGAGCCGACCGATGTCGGGCGCGACGACCTTTCTCTCAACTACTTGGTAGAACTCTCTGCCGAAGAGCTTTCGTACGCCAAGACTCACCTCGACCCGCATGAGTATGATGTGCCAGCCGGTCTGAGCCTCTTTGACCGTCAGCGGATTGAAGCGGAGTTTGCCGCCGGACAACTCCATCCCGCTATTCGCGATATGTTTGACGCGGTTTTCCCGAGACCCTAATAAGATTTCTTGGCGTGCGCCAAAGCGTTCACTCGCCGGGCCGCCATCCGCGTCGCTGCCCGGATGGGCCCTTCCCACAGCGGAGCCAAAATTTGCAGCGGCTTCGATAGACGACGGCGTTTAACCATCTCGGCCTCATTCAACGACGCCGTGCGGTTGGCAACCGTTGTGGAGTCGGGATGCCAACGAAATGCCGCCAGGGTTTTCTTGGTATTAACGAAGCGCCCCATTTTTCGTAATTTGAGTAATACGTCCAAGTCCATGGCGTATTTTAGCGCTTCATCAAATCCACCAGCTTGCTGGACGGCCGAGAGGCGGAACAAGATGCCAGGAAGCGGCACCAAGTCGGGTCCCCACGTCATCAGCCAGGGCGCGTACCAGCCGGCCCGGTTGGTGAACAATATATTATTCTTATCATCAATGTAGTCACAAAAACCAAACGCCACCACCGCCTTCGGATTCGCATCCAGAGCGGCGGTAGTGCTGGCCAGCGAATTAGAACGTAGCAGGTCGTCGTCACCCATCCACGTGGCGTAAATATGCCGCTGCTTAGCCAAAGCAAATCCAACGTTAACCGCGGCAGAAATGCCACCCGGATCATCGGCGACATCGGCCCCAAATTCAGCGGCAAGCGCGCGGGCTTCGAGGGCCTTCTTTGGACAGACCACAATGATATCCGGTGTGCTCGCGCCCTGATCCACTATTGATTGAAGCGTTTGGCGAAGCAAGTCAATACGCTCGCCGAGCGTTGGAATGACCATAAGAACGTTTGATCGTATGGGTTCGTTACTCGACATCTTTTGATAGCCTGATAGACAGCTCTTGATGTAGGTCGTTCACGCGTCTCTCCAAAGAATTAATCTTAATCCGATACCTGCTTACGGTAAATAGAATGAATAATATTCCCGTTATCTGAATAACGTCGAACAGACTAAGGGGTTCTGTATCCGTAAGCCGATTGGCGAACAAGAAGCGGTAAGTGGGCTCGGCGAGAATGAGGCCGCCAAATACGCTACACCACAAAACAACCTGCAGCAAAAACTTCTTCCTCGACAACCTCCCCAGCTTATGCGCCACCAAAGCATTCAGAATTCCCGCACTGATCAAGGGAATATTCAGCAACAGTAAAATCGTGTACCTGCTCATTCGAACAGCTCCATAATTCGCCGACTCACGAGTGCAATAACGATATTGAATCCATTCCAGTTATTCTGACCTTTCGAGGTTGAGTAATCAGTGTAAATGGCTTTAATGGGATATTCGCGAATCACTAGGCCCTGCTGCTTAGCGCGCCACAGCATTTCTGAGCAGAACTCGTAGCCGCTGGTCTTCCACTTGAGCCGGTCGAGGGCTTTTTTCGAGAAGATCCTCAGTCCCGATTGCGAGTCGGTCACCGTCACGCCAAACAGCAGGTTGGTGATCGTGCTAAGGCCTCGGTTGCCAAGCACCTTGATGTGAGACATGCCCGACGAACTCATGAGCCGGCTACCAATGAGAAGGTCAGCCTCACCGTCGCGGATCTTTTCCAGGCCTTTCGCCAGGTCTATCGCTTCATGCTGGCCAT
This genomic interval from Candidatus Saccharimonadia bacterium contains the following:
- a CDS encoding glycosyltransferase family 2 protein, with the translated sequence MSEYEQLRVAIVIPAYNEGRSIGGVVAEMHKELSKTKYRYEVVVVDDGSKDDTATLALQAGARVIRHILNTGSGGATATGLSYAQQSGFGVAATIDADGQHEAIDLAKGLEKIRDGEADLLIGSRLMSSSGMSHIKVLGNRGLSTITNLLFGVTVTDSQSGLRIFSKKALDRLKWKTSGYEFCSEMLWRAKQQGLVIREYPIKAIYTDYSTSKGQNNWNGFNIVIALVSRRIMELFE
- a CDS encoding glycosyltransferase, which encodes MSSNEPIRSNVLMVIPTLGERIDLLRQTLQSIVDQGASTPDIIVVCPKKALEARALAAEFGADVADDPGGISAAVNVGFALAKQRHIYATWMGDDDLLRSNSLASTTAALDANPKAVVAFGFCDYIDDKNNILFTNRAGWYAPWLMTWGPDLVPLPGILFRLSAVQQAGGFDEALKYAMDLDVLLKLRKMGRFVNTKKTLAAFRWHPDSTTVANRTASLNEAEMVKRRRLSKPLQILAPLWEGPIRAATRMAARRVNALAHAKKSY